Sequence from the Fodinibius salicampi genome:
GATAACGGCGCAGAAGTACTACTTTCTCCTTCTCCGTTTCCGGCACGATAAGATCCTCTCGGCGGGTTCCACTTTTAAATATATCTATAGCCGGATAAATTCTCCGCTCAGAAAGGTTGCGATCAAGCACAAGCTCCATATTACCGGTGCCCTTGAACTCCTCAAAAATAAGATCGTCCATACGCGAGCCCGTCTGGATGAGAGCCGTTGCCAGTATAGTAAGGCTTCCTCCATCCTCAATATTTCGGGCTGAGCTGAATAACTGACGCGGGGCCTTTAATGCCTCCGAATCCACACCGCCGGACATTGTACGTCCAGAGGAAGGCTGGCATACGTTATAGGCGCGGGCCAAGCGGGTTATCGAGTCCATCAAAATAAGTACATCGTGCCCGCTTTCAACCATACGCTTCGACTTCTCAAAAACAATCTCGGAAAGTCCCACATGATTTTCAGGACGCTCGTCAAAGGTAGAGGCCACAACTTCGGCATTTTTGACATTGCGCTCCATCTCAGTCACCTCTTCCGGCCGCTCATCAATGAGCAGGATAATAACCTTAGTCTCAGGATTATTATCATTCACTGCATTAGCGACGTTACGCAGAATAGTTGTTTTCCCTGTTTTCGGCTGTGCTACAATAAGACCGCGCTGCCCCTTGCCAATAGGAGCAAAAAGATCCATTACCCGGGTGGTGTACTCCGAGGGCTTATGTTCCAGCTTTAAACGATCTTCCGGATATATAGGGAGCAGATCTTCAAAATCCTCCCGGTTATCCATATCCGTTGGTATCTTACCATTCACACCATCCACGCGCAGTAAAGCGAAGTAACGTTCACCCACTTTCGGGGGACGAATGATCCCGATTACACAATCGCCCTGCTTCAGGCGGAAACGCTTAATCTGTGAGGGAGATACGTAAATATCATCCGGACTGGCCTTATAGTTATAGTTAACCGAGCGCAAAAAGCCGTATCCGTCTGGAAGTATCTCCAGGGTACCTTCCTGAATCAAATAAGGCCCTAAATCAGGCTCTATCTCCTCTAGACGTTCTTCCAGAGTTGGGGCATCTGATTCAGGCAAAATATCATGTACATTCTTTTTCTTCTTCTTTTTGCCCAATTGTTTCTTATTTGAGTGTTCTTTAGGGTTCCCGTTGGAGTTATTATTTTCCCTATCGTTTTGTTGAGCCCGTGCTTTATCGCGCACAGATTGGGTAATTCTATCAATTAGCTGCTGTTTCCGAAGGTCCGAGACAGATGATAAACCCTGTTCACGAGCCA
This genomic interval carries:
- the rho gene encoding transcription termination factor Rho, which produces MSDYQTDGVTLEQIDTLPDKTVKELKELAREQGLSSVSDLRKQQLIDRITQSVRDKARAQQNDRENNNSNGNPKEHSNKKQLGKKKKKKNVHDILPESDAPTLEERLEEIEPDLGPYLIQEGTLEILPDGYGFLRSVNYNYKASPDDIYVSPSQIKRFRLKQGDCVIGIIRPPKVGERYFALLRVDGVNGKIPTDMDNREDFEDLLPIYPEDRLKLEHKPSEYTTRVMDLFAPIGKGQRGLIVAQPKTGKTTILRNVANAVNDNNPETKVIILLIDERPEEVTEMERNVKNAEVVASTFDERPENHVGLSEIVFEKSKRMVESGHDVLILMDSITRLARAYNVCQPSSGRTMSGGVDSEALKAPRQLFSSARNIEDGGSLTILATALIQTGSRMDDLIFEEFKGTGNMELVLDRNLSERRIYPAIDIFKSGTRREDLIVPETEKEKVVLLRRYLNRMNAFEAMEFVLDKMKGTKDNEEFLISMNQ